Proteins found in one Liquorilactobacillus hordei DSM 19519 genomic segment:
- a CDS encoding beta strand repeat-containing protein — protein sequence MKKTIKYLSDGEYKYPTVKDVGDIEELKTTDKTDLVSAINDLAENGVPSGGISDKDMTVIDGKISEANTNLKSSLQANLDKTKSDLEKAQSSLDSEIKEVNTNATSNISDIKSDITKHNDNIATLNQKATDLDTGLNNTKKNLVTVQTDLANIKIGQNDLSQTVDTVKGELETKATKSSLDDAQEQIQKNIVDIKTNATAIENKASQESLDVLNGNVNDINSTLKQQAGLIDGKVSEDSLTNKLDSFQVKKANLLLGTRDWYQWSASDPAYVSVTNTMYNHCYWASFNKSTIKLSMSVDNLIVGNSYTLSVVAKTLKTGDTITVLADKIGVLKTQNGTTNVSTTPDIYFITFVATSTTMSIDFEMNGALSSGNSLYLNQAKLETGTKVTYWEMNSADNYQRIQHSEAELKITGNQISTMTSKQTQLGDKQESLSTAVSQIDDRLVIAQENITALNGNVTAANTKIDSKAGELQANFTKEINKQIDNISDSSSNQILNSSFTNNLNHWQAVNSKATITNDSNGKKWVNFQQSNLTSDSIISIESNYFAVSNNQNLVIAFDLIKKSTITLDNPTILVLEIFDKNNNRVDYKELSITDFDNGSNLQTNTETRLKYKYTISHSDAAKFAIKPELRRNGYLQFSNFFATISTISDGSYIANSQDSNEVSIIQQAQITANTNGLGLKASQTSVDTLNQTVSNHTSELSVLTDQMSQKTSKTDFDNLTGRVTSAEQKVTANADGLNSTVSKMSTLQDQVNNSAVGTNYILASGNYQSATDMQANPMGADSTGTWSYSYDSTNKAIIITKAKNNATIHLGWNLSQYLQANTKYTVTMKYKSTNARTASFQIAQSTNATSMPILAIPASSDFTIIKNTFTTQSPTDYNTFWFSSTDFDLNNYIEIAWVKIELGTTATDYSANPADNATVTAVTNVSQKADQIAADLATSNGDITQLKAKATGWDSSIASANGKINTLQATSDGYATNISKIQDQVNNSAVGTNLLLGTAEFNPWTGTTSFFGQGKLGLSITIEKDSDGDTAWHLSGTANGSGAVGAYNSQLAHNYPSSYAFSVSAKGTFANTYVANFLVEGNTTNTTSINMTSSYSRWTAIGTIGSGLGAAAVLYFHIQSGDTVDIWVKKWKLEVGSVATDWNANPNDNATVTSVTNAQNTAISQSKTYADNQISATASTLSANLSSTTTTLKTYADNSATTKANAVQNNLDNLQVGGNNLIPLGNISTAASTQTAYDSSTDIRTFTIANGAGGSWGGGIQNNASVKHEIPWNAYFTYSVEIMPLVSGLHWNSDTNSFPISGSNWNGNDNDTGRVVNDNTGTTDKTLIPNVWNKVWVTYRNASTANTNKLSLCDNSTVCVVNNSGNTVTVKFRHFQGEIGNKPTDWSLAVEDIQNYADAQANNAKNSAVSTAASDATTKANNAQNNAVSQSKTYTDTQISATAGTFNVKTSSIQTQLDNSAVGTNLLLGTGSSAVMTGANTSNQTASFYSLANGYNASKLATVYGTQFTISFDWSVSGTSPSGNITVQWNNVPWGISSVATVSSSNTSGHFTKAFGIGTQAANIANILGFRLDNFVGTLTVSNVKLEKGSVATDWSLAPTDTDYTNMFSMDSNGITLDAHGVNNSNKTILLRGDHVKIDSSNPVVIPSVSANVITTGVLKSKNQLTAFDLDNATITLNSNNAQKSNALLTDGSLSYKYTNFNNQVVTSSLGLNYASDWNNSHHLPDWLLAYQKAHNGAKVGELNIAGSDFINIHAGSTAEFTINNVADITKNHKYTIGEEQMAAVGSWVNTGNISFHDDDPAGVFKISKKAPATGKDQFISMGWYTEKWMGNQGSLPGNFENLNSYMYIASEGIMFSHTDPNIPLLSIGSENYTSDKVLLIAQGKGGMRIDGGAGSVNIDTVGGGHFLTTNGGDLIFGNNDGTGNVGLRGGIFYFDLKDNGTRILWADSNGLKVLSGGFTSTNSTTWLTNTRIDNELWVNGKLNVSGAKNAIVKTSKGWAQINAYETTEYYFGDLGKTDTGSGSKVKIVMDSLFLETVNTKVDYHVFVSSYGNGYAWVSEQNEDSFVIESNVPNLKISYEVKAKRKGYENTRLEIDGKFNEKFNME from the coding sequence ATGAAAAAAACAATTAAATATTTAAGCGATGGTGAATATAAATATCCTACCGTAAAAGATGTTGGAGACATTGAGGAACTTAAGACCACTGATAAGACAGACTTAGTTTCAGCAATTAATGACTTGGCTGAGAACGGTGTTCCATCTGGCGGTATTTCTGATAAAGACATGACAGTTATTGATGGAAAAATATCAGAAGCCAACACAAATCTTAAATCTAGTTTACAAGCTAATTTAGATAAGACTAAGAGTGATTTAGAAAAAGCTCAGTCTAGCTTAGATAGTGAAATTAAAGAAGTCAATACAAATGCTACAAGTAATATAAGTGATATTAAATCTGATATAACTAAACATAATGATAACATAGCAACGCTAAATCAAAAAGCAACGGATTTAGATACTGGGTTGAATAACACAAAGAAAAATTTAGTAACAGTTCAAACAGATCTTGCAAATATAAAGATTGGTCAAAATGACTTAAGCCAAACGGTAGATACCGTAAAAGGTGAACTGGAGACAAAAGCAACCAAATCATCTCTTGATGATGCGCAAGAACAAATTCAAAAAAATATAGTAGATATTAAAACAAATGCAACTGCCATTGAGAATAAAGCTAGTCAAGAGTCCTTAGATGTTTTAAACGGAAATGTAAATGACATTAATAGCACGTTAAAGCAACAAGCAGGTTTGATTGACGGAAAAGTATCAGAAGATTCTCTAACAAATAAGTTAGATAGTTTTCAGGTTAAAAAAGCTAATTTGTTATTAGGAACAAGAGATTGGTATCAATGGAGCGCGAGTGATCCAGCATACGTAAGTGTAACAAACACTATGTACAATCATTGCTATTGGGCATCATTTAATAAATCTACAATTAAACTATCTATGTCGGTTGATAATCTAATCGTAGGCAATAGCTATACTTTGTCGGTTGTCGCGAAGACACTTAAAACTGGAGATACAATCACGGTTTTAGCAGACAAAATTGGAGTTTTGAAAACCCAAAATGGGACGACAAATGTATCTACTACACCTGATATTTACTTTATTACCTTTGTAGCAACAAGTACCACTATGTCGATAGACTTTGAAATGAATGGAGCGCTATCTAGTGGTAACTCACTATATTTAAACCAAGCAAAACTTGAAACTGGAACAAAAGTAACCTATTGGGAAATGAACAGTGCAGATAATTATCAAAGAATTCAGCATTCAGAAGCAGAATTAAAGATAACTGGTAATCAGATATCTACCATGACTTCTAAACAGACTCAATTAGGTGATAAACAAGAGTCTCTTAGTACGGCTGTTTCACAAATTGATGACAGATTGGTAATCGCACAAGAAAATATAACTGCATTAAATGGAAATGTTACTGCAGCTAATACAAAAATAGACTCTAAGGCGGGGGAATTACAAGCCAATTTTACAAAAGAAATAAATAAACAAATTGATAACATCAGTGATTCTAGCAGTAATCAGATTCTAAATAGCTCTTTTACTAATAATCTCAATCACTGGCAAGCAGTTAATTCTAAGGCAACTATTACTAACGACAGTAATGGTAAAAAATGGGTTAATTTTCAACAAAGTAATTTAACTTCAGATTCTATTATTTCAATCGAGAGTAATTACTTTGCTGTAAGTAACAATCAGAATTTAGTTATTGCGTTTGACTTAATAAAGAAAAGTACAATTACACTTGATAATCCGACTATTCTAGTTTTGGAAATCTTTGATAAGAATAATAACCGTGTTGATTATAAGGAATTGTCTATTACAGATTTTGATAATGGCTCAAACTTACAAACAAATACAGAAACTCGGCTTAAATATAAATATACTATAAGTCATTCAGATGCGGCTAAATTCGCTATAAAGCCAGAGTTGAGAAGGAATGGATATCTACAATTTTCTAATTTCTTTGCTACCATATCTACAATCAGTGATGGTTCGTATATCGCAAATTCCCAGGACTCAAATGAAGTATCTATTATTCAACAAGCTCAAATTACGGCTAATACAAACGGATTAGGACTTAAAGCGTCTCAAACATCAGTTGATACACTTAATCAGACAGTATCTAACCATACTTCTGAATTATCTGTTCTCACCGATCAAATGTCACAAAAGACATCTAAAACAGATTTTGATAATTTAACTGGTAGAGTAACTAGTGCAGAACAAAAGGTTACAGCTAATGCAGATGGTTTAAATAGTACCGTAAGTAAGATGAGTACGTTACAAGATCAAGTTAATAACAGTGCAGTAGGGACTAACTACATTTTAGCTTCAGGTAATTATCAATCTGCTACAGATATGCAAGCCAATCCAATGGGTGCTGATTCAACAGGTACATGGAGTTACTCATATGATTCAACTAATAAAGCTATCATAATAACTAAGGCAAAAAATAACGCCACTATTCATTTAGGTTGGAATTTATCTCAATATCTACAGGCTAATACAAAATACACAGTTACTATGAAGTATAAATCAACAAATGCTAGAACTGCTTCATTTCAAATTGCACAATCAACGAATGCTACCTCAATGCCTATTTTAGCTATTCCAGCATCAAGTGATTTTACGATTATAAAAAATACTTTTACGACACAAAGCCCGACTGATTACAATACTTTCTGGTTCAGTTCTACGGATTTTGATTTAAATAATTATATTGAAATTGCATGGGTAAAAATTGAATTAGGCACTACTGCTACAGATTATTCAGCTAACCCAGCAGATAATGCAACCGTCACAGCTGTAACAAATGTATCTCAAAAGGCTGATCAAATAGCAGCAGACTTAGCTACATCAAATGGAGATATTACTCAATTAAAAGCGAAAGCAACAGGTTGGGATTCAAGTATTGCTAGTGCAAATGGGAAAATAAACACATTACAAGCAACTAGTGATGGCTATGCAACGAATATTAGCAAGATACAAGATCAAGTTAATAATAGTGCAGTCGGAACTAACTTATTGTTGGGAACAGCAGAGTTTAATCCTTGGACTGGCACTACGTCTTTTTTCGGACAAGGTAAATTAGGTTTATCAATAACCATTGAAAAAGATTCAGATGGAGATACAGCTTGGCATTTAAGTGGAACAGCTAATGGTAGTGGTGCTGTTGGGGCTTATAATAGTCAATTAGCACATAATTATCCATCTTCTTATGCTTTTTCTGTTTCGGCTAAGGGAACATTCGCCAACACATATGTTGCTAATTTTTTAGTTGAAGGAAACACAACTAATACAACTTCAATTAATATGACATCATCTTATAGTCGTTGGACTGCTATTGGTACAATTGGTTCTGGTCTTGGAGCTGCTGCTGTTCTTTATTTCCATATACAATCTGGTGACACCGTTGATATTTGGGTCAAAAAATGGAAACTTGAAGTGGGATCAGTTGCAACCGATTGGAATGCTAATCCCAACGATAACGCAACAGTTACTAGTGTCACTAATGCTCAAAATACAGCTATTTCTCAATCTAAAACCTATGCAGATAATCAGATAAGCGCTACTGCAAGTACATTGTCGGCTAATTTGTCAAGCACGACTACAACATTGAAAACGTATGCTGACAATTCAGCTACGACAAAAGCAAACGCTGTACAGAATAATTTAGATAACTTACAGGTTGGCGGAAATAATCTTATACCATTGGGGAATATTTCAACTGCTGCTTCTACACAAACAGCTTATGATTCTAGTACAGATATTCGTACATTTACTATTGCCAATGGAGCTGGTGGCTCATGGGGTGGTGGTATTCAGAATAATGCTAGTGTGAAACATGAAATACCTTGGAATGCCTATTTCACTTATTCAGTAGAAATTATGCCTTTGGTTAGTGGTTTACATTGGAATAGTGATACTAATAGTTTTCCTATTTCTGGTTCTAATTGGAATGGCAACGATAATGATACAGGTAGAGTTGTAAATGACAATACTGGAACGACCGATAAAACATTAATACCAAATGTTTGGAATAAGGTATGGGTAACATATCGAAATGCAAGTACGGCTAACACTAATAAATTGAGTTTATGTGATAACAGTACGGTATGCGTTGTTAATAATAGTGGCAATACGGTAACAGTTAAATTTAGACATTTTCAAGGTGAAATTGGTAACAAACCAACTGATTGGAGTTTGGCCGTAGAGGATATACAAAATTATGCTGATGCTCAGGCTAATAATGCTAAGAACTCTGCTGTCTCAACTGCTGCAAGTGACGCTACAACAAAAGCAAATAATGCACAAAACAATGCCGTTTCTCAATCTAAAACCTATACGGACACACAAATTAGCGCAACCGCTGGGACATTTAATGTTAAGACGAGTTCAATACAGACTCAGTTAGATAACAGTGCAGTAGGTACTAACTTGTTATTAGGTACAGGATCTAGCGCCGTAATGACGGGTGCAAACACTTCTAATCAAACTGCATCTTTCTATTCTTTAGCTAATGGATATAACGCTTCTAAACTAGCTACTGTCTATGGAACACAATTTACAATAAGTTTTGATTGGTCGGTTTCAGGTACTTCACCTTCAGGTAATATTACGGTTCAATGGAACAATGTTCCATGGGGTATAAGTTCAGTGGCTACAGTGTCGAGTTCAAATACTTCGGGGCATTTTACTAAAGCTTTTGGTATAGGGACTCAGGCTGCTAATATAGCTAATATTCTTGGTTTTAGGCTAGATAACTTCGTGGGAACTCTTACGGTTTCTAATGTTAAGTTAGAAAAGGGTAGTGTTGCTACTGATTGGAGTTTAGCACCTACCGATACTGATTATACCAACATGTTCTCTATGGATAGCAATGGTATTACACTTGATGCTCATGGGGTGAACAATAGTAACAAGACTATTTTATTACGTGGTGATCATGTCAAAATTGATAGTAGCAATCCAGTAGTTATACCGAGTGTGAGTGCAAATGTAATAACGACTGGTGTATTAAAAAGTAAGAATCAATTGACTGCTTTTGATTTAGATAATGCCACGATAACTTTAAATTCTAATAACGCTCAAAAATCAAATGCTCTCTTAACAGATGGTAGTTTAAGTTATAAATACACCAATTTCAATAATCAAGTTGTAACGTCTTCTCTAGGATTAAATTACGCTAGTGACTGGAACAATAGTCATCATTTACCAGATTGGCTTTTGGCTTATCAAAAAGCTCATAACGGGGCAAAAGTTGGAGAACTTAATATTGCTGGTAGCGACTTTATTAATATACATGCAGGCAGTACAGCCGAATTTACTATAAATAACGTTGCAGATATTACCAAGAATCATAAATATACTATTGGCGAGGAACAAATGGCAGCAGTGGGGTCATGGGTAAACACGGGAAATATTTCTTTCCATGATGATGATCCAGCAGGTGTGTTTAAAATTAGTAAGAAAGCTCCAGCAACAGGCAAAGATCAATTCATTTCAATGGGTTGGTATACAGAAAAATGGATGGGAAATCAGGGGTCATTACCTGGTAATTTTGAAAATTTGAATTCTTATATGTATATTGCCTCAGAAGGAATTATGTTTTCTCATACCGACCCCAACATTCCGTTGTTGTCAATTGGATCTGAGAATTATACTTCTGATAAGGTTTTACTTATCGCTCAGGGCAAGGGTGGAATGAGAATAGATGGAGGAGCTGGATCGGTTAATATTGATACTGTAGGTGGTGGACACTTCTTAACTACTAATGGTGGCGATTTAATTTTTGGGAATAATGATGGAACAGGGAACGTTGGACTCCGTGGTGGTATTTTCTATTTTGACTTAAAAGACAATGGGACTAGAATTTTATGGGCTGATTCAAATGGACTCAAAGTCCTATCAGGTGGGTTTACATCTACTAACAGTACTACATGGCTTACAAATACACGAATAGATAATGAGCTTTGGGTTAATGGGAAGCTCAATGTTTCAGGCGCTAAGAATGCTATTGTTAAAACCTCAAAGGGCTGGGCACAAATAAATGCTTATGAAACTACTGAATATTACTTTGGTGACCTTGGTAAGACTGATACTGGATCAGGTTCAAAAGTTAAGATTGTAATGGATAGTTTATTTTTAGAAACTGTTAATACTAAAGTTGATTATCATGTATTCGTTTCAAGTTATGGGAATGGGTATGCTTGGGTGTCGGAGCAGAATGAAGATTCCTTTGTCATTGAGTCAAATGTCCCTAATTTAAAAATTAGCTATGAAGTTAAAGCTAAGAGAAAAGGTTATGAAAATACTCGTCTGGAAATAGATGGTAAATTTAATGAAAAATTTAATATGGAATAA
- a CDS encoding fibronectin type III domain-containing protein, producing the protein MSIYGMKDASNLVLIDKATKKPVLYIDYANATSTEWDSDRVYATKKGANAIAWDTNRSGKLTLESELFDLKLLALTLGANVENGSSDVFRREDLTLGSDRILKLNSTPLDGSVTVYKLEDDGIGHDGAEIPQKITGGEGSVPLMVTDVAVTAKDTSAAITWSTSTGATSYVVYRDGKQVGQPTTTSFSDTDLEAETSYTYTVTAVNVNGQSPVSAVVSVTTTAAGSSTSGAVVKATNEAIAAATAAANAQGEDGVTYTIGKDGTLTFSEAAITGVPYVVYYIATVNGVKSITVGEDTFSGAYEIYGDAYIRNQETGKDEFIQLHYFNARPQSKFTFAQTSKEPASLSIVFDLFPNKNKDLAVYKIID; encoded by the coding sequence ATGAGTATTTATGGTATGAAAGATGCTTCCAATCTTGTATTGATTGACAAAGCAACTAAGAAACCAGTTCTTTATATCGACTACGCTAACGCTACTTCGACCGAATGGGATTCAGATCGTGTTTACGCGACAAAGAAGGGTGCAAATGCAATTGCGTGGGATACAAATCGTAGCGGAAAATTAACGCTTGAAAGTGAACTGTTTGATTTAAAATTACTAGCTTTAACATTGGGTGCTAATGTTGAAAACGGATCATCTGATGTATTCAGACGTGAGGATTTAACATTAGGAAGTGATCGAATTCTTAAATTGAATTCAACCCCATTAGATGGGTCTGTAACTGTCTATAAATTGGAAGACGATGGAATTGGACATGATGGAGCAGAAATTCCACAAAAGATTACAGGTGGAGAGGGTTCTGTCCCATTAATGGTTACAGATGTTGCAGTAACAGCAAAGGATACATCTGCGGCAATCACATGGTCTACTTCTACAGGTGCAACAAGTTATGTTGTATATCGTGATGGTAAACAAGTTGGACAACCAACAACTACTTCATTTTCTGATACAGATCTTGAGGCTGAAACTTCATATACCTATACTGTTACGGCTGTTAATGTAAACGGACAATCTCCTGTATCAGCAGTTGTTAGTGTAACGACTACAGCCGCAGGTTCTTCAACTTCTGGTGCAGTTGTAAAAGCAACAAATGAAGCAATTGCAGCAGCAACAGCAGCCGCAAATGCACAAGGAGAAGATGGGGTAACTTATACAATTGGTAAAGATGGCACCCTTACATTTTCAGAAGCAGCTATTACAGGTGTACCTTATGTAGTTTACTATATTGCTACTGTAAATGGTGTTAAGTCAATTACGGTAGGAGAAGATACATTCTCTGGAGCATACGAGATTTATGGTGATGCATACATTCGTAACCAGGAAACTGGCAAGGACGAATTTATTCAATTGCATTACTTCAATGCCCGTCCGCAATCGAAATTTACATTTGCGCAAACTTCAAAAGAACCAGCTTCTCTATCAATCGTATTTGATTTGTTCCCTAACAAGAATAAGGATCTAGCGGTATATAAAATCATTGACTAG
- a CDS encoding terminase large subunit domain-containing protein: MNGKKKNETKQDGYLHIKEENMMKWVGYWRKNPQKFVTDYLGMNLFLYQKILMYMMGKIDFFMYIAARGQGKSYLIAIFCIVRSILYPSSNIILASGTRGQASKIITEKIVSLYNNYPAVRYEIGDIKNIKNSINDTSVTFPNGSKIQAVTSNDNARGLRGNILVVDEFRLVKKDVVDKILKPMLNVNRHPAFMDLPEYKDVPTEENKELYISSAWYKTNWIWDSFKDFVKKMIKNQNTFVVDLPYQLSIKHKLLSQDRVMQQRSAENMDQTGFAMEYEALFVGENDKAYYKLAPLNKIRTINKTFMPPTDMEFIENKARSNPKKLSNLKRIDNSEIRLVALDIALMGGNKNVKNDTSAFTCFRLIKDGDEYRRDIVYLESIQQSIATEDLAIRLKQLYYDFEADYVVMDANGNGLGVFDACCRVLYDKNRDTEYPAWACVNDQATNERNKTDGLKMVYTVKANAQFNHEIAVQLKTVIENGKLRLPMNDIEKREELVSEGGFVKKSAEEQHRDLYAYQQASALVNELVNLEYDIRDGGYIRIHEVGSTTKDRYSSIAYGNYYANEFEKKLKDNYSDKDLLNYLMM, from the coding sequence ATGAACGGAAAAAAGAAGAATGAAACTAAACAAGATGGCTATCTTCATATAAAAGAAGAAAACATGATGAAGTGGGTAGGTTATTGGCGTAAGAATCCACAAAAATTTGTTACGGATTATCTTGGAATGAACTTGTTTCTATATCAAAAGATATTGATGTATATGATGGGTAAAATTGACTTCTTTATGTACATCGCAGCTCGTGGGCAAGGTAAAAGTTACTTAATTGCTATCTTTTGCATAGTCAGATCAATATTATATCCAAGTTCGAATATTATATTGGCATCAGGAACAAGAGGACAAGCATCAAAAATTATTACCGAAAAAATAGTGTCTCTTTACAATAATTATCCAGCAGTTAGGTATGAAATAGGAGACATAAAGAATATCAAGAATTCAATTAATGATACATCGGTTACTTTCCCAAATGGTTCAAAGATACAAGCAGTCACATCAAATGATAATGCTCGTGGACTTCGCGGGAACATATTGGTAGTAGATGAATTCCGTCTTGTAAAGAAAGACGTTGTAGATAAAATATTGAAACCTATGCTTAATGTTAATAGACATCCTGCTTTTATGGATTTGCCAGAATATAAAGATGTACCAACAGAAGAAAATAAAGAACTATATATATCCTCTGCTTGGTATAAAACAAACTGGATATGGGACAGTTTTAAAGATTTTGTAAAAAAGATGATAAAAAATCAAAATACATTTGTAGTTGATTTGCCTTATCAGTTATCTATAAAACACAAATTACTTTCTCAAGATCGTGTTATGCAACAACGTTCTGCAGAGAATATGGATCAGACAGGGTTTGCCATGGAATACGAAGCATTGTTTGTTGGTGAAAACGATAAAGCCTATTACAAATTAGCTCCTTTAAACAAAATAAGGACAATAAATAAAACTTTTATGCCACCAACGGATATGGAATTCATTGAAAATAAAGCAAGATCCAATCCTAAGAAATTAAGTAACTTAAAAAGAATTGATAATTCTGAAATTCGTCTTGTAGCGTTGGATATTGCTTTGATGGGTGGAAATAAGAATGTAAAGAATGATACTTCAGCCTTTACGTGTTTTAGATTAATTAAAGACGGAGACGAATACAGGAGAGATATTGTTTATCTTGAGAGTATACAGCAGTCGATTGCAACTGAAGATTTAGCCATAAGACTTAAGCAACTGTATTACGATTTTGAGGCAGATTATGTTGTTATGGATGCTAATGGTAATGGATTAGGTGTTTTTGATGCCTGTTGTAGAGTTTTATATGACAAAAATCGTGATACTGAATACCCTGCCTGGGCTTGCGTTAATGATCAAGCTACGAATGAACGTAATAAAACCGATGGATTGAAAATGGTTTATACAGTTAAAGCAAATGCACAGTTTAATCATGAAATTGCAGTTCAATTAAAAACGGTTATTGAAAATGGAAAGCTTAGACTTCCAATGAATGATATTGAAAAACGTGAAGAATTAGTTTCTGAAGGTGGCTTTGTAAAGAAATCAGCAGAGGAACAACATAGAGATCTTTATGCTTATCAACAGGCATCTGCTTTGGTAAATGAGCTTGTCAATTTAGAATATGATATTCGTGATGGTGGATATATCAGAATTCATGAAGTCGGAAGCACAACAAAAGATAGATACAGTTCAATTGCATACGGAAATTATTATGCAAATGAATTTGAAAAAAAGCTAAAAGATAATTATTCAGATAAAGATTTACTAAATTATTTAATGATGTAG
- a CDS encoding HU family DNA-binding protein: protein MSEKVVSKKELVARIAENKGTTKIAAQEALDAVIVTIKDVLAEHKSVSLKDFLRLNVEFKEAHTRVNNFTGGTINVPAKYVVKAKPSKSLTN from the coding sequence ATGTCAGAAAAAGTTGTATCAAAGAAAGAACTTGTGGCACGTATTGCAGAGAACAAGGGAACAACAAAAATTGCTGCGCAAGAAGCGCTAGATGCTGTAATTGTCACAATTAAAGATGTGCTTGCAGAACACAAATCAGTCAGTCTTAAGGACTTTTTACGATTAAATGTGGAATTCAAAGAGGCACATACACGAGTTAACAACTTTACAGGTGGAACTATTAACGTACCTGCAAAATATGTTGTTAAAGCTAAGCCTAGCAAATCCTTGACGAATTAG